The following coding sequences are from one Oncorhynchus nerka isolate Pitt River linkage group LG6, Oner_Uvic_2.0, whole genome shotgun sequence window:
- the LOC115130173 gene encoding polypeptide N-acetylgalactosaminyltransferase 11-like, with protein MGSVTLRYFCYGCLFTSVTWSVLLFLYFSLSQDSGRPSFRNVPIQGPQAKRFQSRFTRSPGGGQEQGIKAVPAARGNKKADLSPEMGMIFNEQDQEIRDMGYHKHAFNVLISNRLGFHRDLPDTRDDRCRDRIYPLSLPTASVVICFFNEAFSALLRTVHSVLDRTPAYLLHEIILVDDSSELADLKEDLDIYVQLNLQGKVKVVRNEKREGLIRGRMIGASHATGEVLVFLDSHCEVNEAWLSPLLAPIQRDRKTVVCPVIDIISADTLAYSPSPIVRGGFNWGLHFKWDPVPASELNGPNGALGAIRSPTMAGGLFAMDRKYFNELGQYDSGMDIWGGENLEISFRIWMCGGQLLIIPCSRVGHIFRKRRPYGSPGGQDTMAHNSLRLAHVWMDEYKEQYFNLRPELRERAYGDISERQAVRQRLQCHSFKWYLDTIYPEMQVASTHNKPQQPVFVNKGLRRPKVLERGRLRNLQADKCLVAQGRPSQKGGAVVLRACDTHNLEQEWAYDEEHELILTGLLCLDMSEIRSSDPPRLMKCHGSGGSQQWTLGKSNRLYQVSVGQCLAVVDTISPKGYVAMAICDGSQSQQWQLEG; from the exons ATGGGCAGCGTCACACTGCGCTACTTCTGCTATGGTTGCCTCTTCACCTCTGTGACCTGGTCCGTCCTGCTCTTCCTCTACTTCAGCCTGAGCCAGGACAGCGGCCGGCCCTCCTTCAGGAATGTGCCCATCCAGGGGCCCCAGGCCAAACGCTTCCAATCACGCTTCACCAGGAGCCCTGGAGGAGGCCAAGAGCAAGGCATCAAGGCAGTCCCTGCAGCAAGAGGCAACAAAAAGGCCGATCTCTCTCCGGAGATGG GTATGATTTTTAATGAGCAAGACCAGGAGATTCGAGACATGGGCTATCACAAGCACGCTTTCAACGTACTCATCAGCAATCGACTGGGCTTCCACCGAGACCTCCCCGACACTAGGGACGACAG gtGCCGAGATAGAATCTATCCTCTGTCCCTCCCCACGGCCAGCGTCGTGATCTGCTTCTTCAACGAGGCGTTCTCCGCCCTCCTGCGCACAGTGCACAGCGTCCTAGATCGCACGCCTGCCTACCTGTTGCATGAGATTATACTGGTGGATGACAGCAGTGAACTAG CTGACCTGAAGGAAGACCTGGACATCTATGTCCAGCTCAACCTCCAGGGCAAGGTCAAGGTGGTCCGCAACGAGAAGAGAGAAGGACTGATCCGAGGGAGGATGATAGGGGCCTCTCATGCCACAG GGGAGGTGCTGGTGTTCCTCGACAGCCACTGCGAGGTAAACGAGGCGTGGCTATCGCCCCTGCTGGCGCCCATCCAGCGGGACCGCAAGACGGTGGTGTGTCCCGTCATCGACATAATTAGTGCCGACACGCTGGCCTACAGCCCCTCCCCCATCGTCCGGGGGGGCTTCAACTGGGGGCTGCACTTCAAGTGGGACCCTGTGCCCGCCTCAGAGCTCAACGGCCCCAACGGAGCACTGGGCGCCATCAG gtcCCCCACCATGGCCGGTGGTCTGTTTGCCATGGACAGGAAGTACTTTAACGAGCTGGGCCAATACGACAGCGGCATGGACATCTGGGGCGGCGAGAACCTCGAGATCTCCTTCCGG ATCTGGATGTGTGGGGGCCAGCTCCTGATCATTCCCTGTTCGCGGGTTGGTCATATATTTCGTAAACGGCGGCCCTACGGGTCACCCGGAGGTCAGGACACCATGGCCCACAACTCCCTGCGCCTGGCCCACGTATGGATGGATGAATACAAG GAGCAGTACTTCAACCTTCGGCCGGAGCTCCGGGAACGCGCCTACGGTGACATCAGCGAGCGGCAGGCGGTGCGCCAACGGCTGCAGTGCCACTCTTTCAAGTGGTACCTGGACACCATATACCCCGAGATGCAGGTGGCCTCAACCCACAACAAGCCTCAGCAGCCTGTGTTCGTCAACAAAGGTCTCCGCAGGCCCAAAGTGCTGGAAAGAGGCCGG CTGCGGAACCTGCAGGCTGACAAGTGTCTGGTGGCTCAAGGGAGGCCAAGCCAGAAGGGGGGTGCCGTGGTGCTGAGGGCCTGTGACACACACAACCTAGAACAG GAGTGGGCCTATGATGAGGAGCACGAGTTGATCCTGACTGGCCTGCTGTGTCTGGACATGTCCGAAATCCGCTCGTCTGACCCGCCCCGTCTCATGAAGTGTCACGGCTCAGGAGGCTCCCAGCAGTGGACCCTGGGG AAGAGCAACCGGCTATATCAAGTCTCAGTGGGCCAATGCCTGGCCGTGGTCGACACAATCAGCCCCAAGGGATACGTTGCCATGGCGATCTGTGATGGCTCTCAGTCCCAGCAGTGGCAGTTGGAGGGCTGA